One segment of Leptospirillum ferrooxidans C2-3 DNA contains the following:
- a CDS encoding TrbG/VirB9 family P-type conjugative transfer protein has translation MRLFALSRIFKGTLSLGLLFVAAGCSSGGPSYLLIESTGDDAAGPSIHCAIDHVCAIELKSGQRIRDMQVGSSSGWTITRSTSGENDTSRSVLMIEATDKARKSNILITTNEGTLNFQLIPLKK, from the coding sequence GTGCGTTTGTTTGCTCTTTCCAGAATTTTCAAGGGAACACTTTCTTTGGGGCTTTTATTTGTTGCCGCGGGTTGCTCTTCAGGGGGGCCTTCCTATTTATTGATCGAGTCGACAGGAGATGATGCGGCAGGCCCCAGTATCCATTGCGCGATTGACCATGTCTGTGCCATTGAACTCAAGTCGGGGCAAAGAATTCGGGATATGCAGGTTGGTTCCTCCAGTGGATGGACGATTACTCGATCGACCTCCGGGGAAAATGATACATCACGTTCTGTTCTGATGATTGAAGCAACAGACAAGGCAAGGAAAAGCAATATCCTGATCACGACAAATGAGGGCACCCTGAATTTCCAGCTGATCCCTTTGAAAAAGTAG
- the alaS gene encoding alanine--tRNA ligase, giving the protein MTSWEIRQKYLHFFESRGHAVTPSSSLIPAGDPTLLFTNAGMVPFKDIFLGLESPRTSRAVSIQKCIRAGGKHNDLDRVGFTRRHHTFFEMMGNFSFGDYFKSEAIAYAWEFLTQELAIHPDRLWITIFRDDDEAMALWSALPGVDPSRIVRLGEKDNFWQMGDTGPCGPCSEILVDQGPAFSCGSPDCMVGCDCDRYLEIWNLVFMQFNRSKDGVLTPLPRPSIDTGMGLERISAIMAGATSNYETDLFLPLINSISEKAKVPYENGNGPLDYAFRVIADHLRSGVFLLHEGVIPSNEGRGYVLRRILRRAIQFSLELELPSPVLSNLARQTVIMMHQPYPELEQSLSRIEAVLSHEEDRFTRTLSEGLPVLRGFIDEVISRNEKVLPGEMLFKLHDTHGFPIDVCEDVARHQGIHLDFKGFEEKMEEQRERGRQSWVGKKEDFPVPSSRIATPVSFLGYERDQVMGEVLLLVRDGKEVPEVHEEEDVSIVLTPTVFYGEGGGQVGDRGLLRGPFGQITVSGTKKPWPGWILLVGKVSSGTIRKGELVDQQVDLIARRQTEIHHTATHLLHAALRQVLGEHVRQAGSLVTPDRLRFDFSSPHPVSKDDLLEIGTLVNEWVRLDRPVNALEMEKAKAQEVGALAFFDEKYGDIVRVVSVEGTSTEFCGGTHAKRTGQIGTFLILQESGVAAGIRRVEAVCGSAAYDRILSWKSSLESFEQEMGGVKSDEALSRLLALKSERDKLSREVAALKTKLFVSEDRQREKDWIKLDGRSFLFTDVEIDEAKDLRLRIDALKSNVTSGAVLLLGILPDRVVLLGWASEDVAKKFPISDLVKNFSIRLGGRGGGKPIWAEGGGPLPDNMTALLSEMREAAILAFEGAFKVS; this is encoded by the coding sequence ATGACATCCTGGGAAATCAGGCAGAAGTATCTGCATTTTTTTGAATCACGGGGCCATGCTGTCACACCTTCATCCTCACTGATTCCAGCGGGGGATCCGACCCTGTTGTTTACGAACGCCGGGATGGTTCCTTTCAAGGATATCTTTTTGGGACTTGAATCGCCCAGGACTTCCCGTGCTGTTTCTATCCAGAAATGCATTCGGGCCGGCGGAAAGCACAATGACCTGGACAGGGTTGGTTTTACCAGGAGACATCATACCTTTTTCGAGATGATGGGAAATTTTTCTTTTGGAGACTACTTCAAATCAGAGGCCATTGCCTATGCCTGGGAATTTCTGACACAAGAGCTTGCCATCCATCCGGATCGACTTTGGATAACGATCTTTCGGGATGATGATGAAGCCATGGCCTTATGGTCGGCCCTTCCGGGAGTCGATCCCTCCCGGATTGTTCGTCTGGGGGAAAAGGACAACTTCTGGCAAATGGGGGACACGGGTCCTTGCGGCCCATGCTCAGAGATTCTGGTGGATCAGGGGCCAGCGTTTTCCTGTGGATCTCCTGACTGTATGGTTGGGTGTGACTGTGACCGGTATCTGGAAATCTGGAACCTTGTTTTTATGCAGTTCAATCGCTCAAAAGATGGAGTCCTGACGCCACTTCCCAGACCATCGATTGACACAGGAATGGGACTTGAGCGAATTTCCGCAATTATGGCGGGAGCAACAAGTAATTACGAGACAGATCTTTTTCTGCCGCTGATCAACTCCATTTCCGAGAAAGCCAAGGTTCCCTATGAAAATGGAAATGGCCCATTGGACTATGCGTTTCGGGTGATCGCCGACCATCTTCGTTCCGGCGTTTTCCTTCTTCATGAAGGAGTCATTCCATCGAATGAAGGACGGGGTTATGTCCTCAGAAGGATCCTGCGCAGGGCCATCCAGTTCTCCCTGGAACTGGAATTGCCTTCTCCTGTTCTATCGAACCTTGCAAGACAGACAGTGATTATGATGCATCAACCCTATCCTGAGCTAGAGCAATCCCTATCGAGGATAGAGGCGGTTCTTTCCCACGAAGAAGACCGTTTTACAAGGACCCTCTCCGAAGGACTTCCTGTACTCCGCGGATTTATTGACGAAGTGATTTCCCGAAATGAAAAGGTTCTTCCCGGGGAGATGCTATTCAAGCTCCATGACACGCATGGTTTTCCCATCGACGTCTGTGAGGATGTCGCAAGACATCAGGGGATTCATCTTGACTTCAAGGGCTTTGAAGAAAAGATGGAAGAACAGCGGGAAAGGGGGCGTCAGTCCTGGGTTGGGAAAAAAGAGGACTTTCCTGTTCCGTCGTCTCGCATTGCGACTCCTGTTTCCTTCTTGGGGTATGAACGGGATCAGGTAATGGGGGAGGTGTTGCTCCTCGTAAGGGATGGAAAAGAGGTCCCTGAGGTTCATGAGGAGGAGGATGTTTCGATCGTTCTCACTCCAACGGTTTTCTACGGAGAAGGAGGAGGACAGGTTGGGGACCGTGGCCTTTTGCGGGGTCCTTTTGGTCAAATTACCGTTTCAGGTACGAAAAAACCTTGGCCAGGATGGATCCTCCTTGTGGGCAAAGTGTCAAGTGGAACCATTCGGAAAGGGGAACTCGTTGACCAGCAGGTGGATCTCATTGCCCGACGGCAAACAGAAATCCATCATACGGCAACCCACCTTCTTCATGCCGCTTTAAGGCAGGTTCTTGGTGAGCATGTTCGTCAGGCTGGTTCTTTGGTGACACCTGATCGACTGAGGTTTGATTTTTCGTCACCCCATCCGGTTTCAAAAGATGATCTTCTGGAGATAGGGACTCTTGTCAATGAATGGGTCCGACTCGACCGGCCTGTTAATGCATTGGAAATGGAGAAGGCGAAGGCGCAGGAAGTTGGGGCACTGGCTTTTTTTGATGAAAAATATGGGGATATTGTCCGTGTCGTTTCTGTGGAAGGAACTTCGACCGAGTTTTGCGGAGGGACCCATGCCAAGCGCACCGGTCAGATTGGAACCTTTCTGATTCTTCAGGAAAGCGGTGTTGCTGCCGGGATCAGAAGAGTGGAAGCTGTTTGTGGATCTGCAGCCTATGACCGTATTCTTTCCTGGAAATCTTCCCTTGAATCTTTCGAGCAGGAGATGGGCGGTGTAAAATCCGATGAGGCTTTGTCTCGTCTTCTTGCCTTGAAGTCTGAGAGAGACAAGCTTTCGAGAGAAGTGGCCGCTCTCAAGACAAAACTTTTTGTTTCGGAAGATCGTCAGAGAGAGAAGGATTGGATCAAGCTGGATGGCCGATCATTCCTCTTTACAGATGTGGAGATCGATGAAGCCAAGGATTTGAGACTTCGTATTGATGCATTGAAGTCGAACGTCACCTCCGGTGCCGTTCTTCTCCTGGGTATTTTGCCGGACAGGGTGGTCCTTTTGGGTTGGGCTTCAGAGGATGTTGCAAAAAAATTCCCTATTTCCGATCTCGTAAAAAACTTTTCGATTCGCTTGGGTGGAAGAGGTGGTGGAAAACCAATCTGGGCGGAGGGTGGTGGCCCATTGCCGGACAATATGACGGCCCTCTTGTCTGAGATGCGCGAAGCAGCCATCCTGGCGTTTGAAGGCGCTTTTAAGGTCTCATAA
- a CDS encoding phosphatidylglycerophosphatase A family protein, whose product MKWVYTVFGLGYFPYGPGTITSLATVVVWALFPSPAFTTKILLILVIVLLGLFASHKAVAELSDPDPSCVVIDEVAGQLVALSILPHTPSGMMLAFFLFRVFDIKKPWIIADLERLPGGLGIMADDVLAGLVAGLLGQLIFIGLNAGASFQPHF is encoded by the coding sequence ATGAAATGGGTCTATACCGTCTTCGGCCTTGGCTATTTCCCTTATGGTCCAGGAACCATAACCAGTCTGGCAACAGTTGTCGTTTGGGCACTCTTTCCAAGTCCGGCGTTCACAACCAAGATCCTTTTGATCCTTGTCATTGTTCTCCTTGGTCTTTTTGCAAGCCATAAGGCTGTTGCCGAGCTTTCTGATCCGGACCCTTCCTGTGTCGTCATCGATGAAGTTGCGGGCCAACTTGTCGCACTTTCAATCTTACCCCACACTCCTTCAGGAATGATGCTGGCATTTTTTCTATTTCGTGTTTTTGATATCAAAAAACCCTGGATCATCGCTGATCTGGAGCGATTGCCAGGAGGGTTGGGCATTATGGCGGACGATGTTCTTGCAGGTTTGGTCGCAGGTCTTCTTGGACAGCTTATTTTTATCGGTCTCAATGCCGGAGCCTCCTTTCAGCCCCATTTTTAG
- the recA gene encoding recombinase RecA, whose amino-acid sequence MLAEEKEVNRQRSLELALSQIEKQFGKGSIMRLGKDQPVVVVPAIPTGSLSLDLALGIGGYPRGRVVEIFGPESSGKTTLTLQAIAEVHKRGGIAAFIDAEHALDISYARKLGVKTEDLLISQPDTGEQALEIAETLVRSGSIDLVVVDSVAALVPKAELEGEMGDSHMGLQARLMSQALRKLTSSISKSNTTVIFINQIRMKIGVMFGNPETTTGGNALKFYASVRLDIRRIEAIKDGDQVLGNRVRVKVVKNKMAPPFRQAEFDISFNEGISRIGELIDLGVENGVLEKAGSWYSLGTEKIGQGKEAVKSYFKSHPDVALKVEVALREKLSMPSLPFDQTGAPPANPSTGARKGRE is encoded by the coding sequence ATGTTGGCCGAAGAAAAAGAAGTAAATCGTCAAAGATCATTGGAACTTGCCTTGTCCCAGATTGAAAAGCAATTTGGTAAAGGTTCGATCATGCGGCTGGGAAAAGATCAGCCTGTTGTGGTTGTTCCGGCGATTCCGACAGGATCGCTTTCGCTTGATCTGGCACTGGGTATTGGCGGATATCCTCGGGGAAGGGTTGTCGAGATCTTTGGCCCGGAGTCATCCGGAAAGACGACATTGACCCTCCAGGCAATCGCGGAAGTTCATAAACGGGGTGGGATAGCAGCCTTCATTGATGCTGAGCATGCTCTTGACATCAGTTATGCGAGAAAGCTTGGGGTCAAGACGGAAGATCTGCTGATTTCCCAGCCGGATACAGGGGAACAGGCTCTTGAAATTGCAGAGACACTCGTTCGTTCCGGATCCATTGATCTTGTTGTGGTTGATTCGGTAGCTGCACTTGTTCCAAAGGCAGAACTTGAAGGAGAAATGGGGGATTCCCACATGGGGCTTCAGGCGAGACTTATGAGCCAGGCCCTTCGAAAGCTGACCTCCTCGATTTCAAAATCGAATACGACCGTTATTTTCATCAATCAGATCCGGATGAAAATCGGTGTGATGTTCGGCAATCCCGAAACAACCACTGGTGGAAATGCTCTGAAGTTCTACGCTTCCGTTCGTTTGGACATACGGAGAATCGAAGCGATCAAGGATGGGGATCAGGTCCTTGGAAACAGGGTAAGGGTTAAGGTTGTCAAAAATAAGATGGCTCCTCCCTTCAGACAGGCGGAGTTTGACATCAGCTTCAATGAGGGGATTTCCCGAATTGGCGAACTCATCGACCTTGGTGTTGAGAATGGGGTCCTTGAAAAAGCAGGCTCATGGTATTCTCTCGGAACGGAAAAAATAGGCCAGGGTAAAGAGGCTGTCAAAAGTTATTTCAAATCACATCCTGATGTAGCGCTCAAGGTTGAGGTGGCTTTGCGGGAAAAACTGTCAATGCCTTCTTTGCCATTCGATCAGACTGGTGCACCTCCGGCCAATCCGTCGACAGGTGCGAGAAAGGGGCGTGAGTAA
- a CDS encoding RuvX/YqgF family protein, with product MVPDPMTQWEFPAGQDSLQGVSLSVGEGVLLGVDWGDRRVGFALSDRSRRFAWPIDPFIRKVPGKFSHVKDLSLVESIRKLIAEEEIVGMVFGVPYYHLSGDSNPKAQDFLESGRKLSSAISLPILFWDEGLSSDTVRSNPFTHQGKKKGRSFSKDPWIDSRSASLVLESFLTSCALWSKNRMNQVFSNKFGVDPE from the coding sequence ATGGTTCCTGATCCGATGACTCAATGGGAATTTCCCGCCGGTCAGGATTCTTTGCAGGGTGTTTCATTATCCGTTGGGGAAGGGGTTCTTCTGGGAGTCGATTGGGGTGATCGAAGGGTCGGATTTGCCCTTTCCGATCGCTCGCGGCGTTTTGCCTGGCCAATCGATCCTTTTATACGGAAAGTGCCGGGAAAGTTTTCCCATGTGAAGGATCTCTCTCTTGTGGAGTCTATTCGTAAACTGATTGCTGAGGAAGAAATCGTGGGCATGGTCTTTGGTGTTCCATACTACCATCTGTCCGGGGACAGTAACCCTAAGGCGCAGGATTTTCTTGAGTCGGGCCGAAAACTGTCCTCGGCGATTTCTCTACCGATCCTCTTTTGGGATGAGGGTCTATCTTCCGATACTGTCAGATCCAACCCCTTTACCCATCAGGGAAAGAAAAAGGGCCGATCTTTTTCTAAAGATCCATGGATTGACTCCCGAAGCGCTTCTCTGGTTCTTGAAAGCTTTCTGACATCGTGTGCACTCTGGTCAAAAAACAGAATGAACCAAGTCTTTTCCAACAAGTTCGGGGTTGACCCCGAATGA
- a CDS encoding DUF3109 family protein, whose translation MSNAAFIPFPSREIPYVRINGVLVDPQLWMTVYDCNVTTQNCHSMCCYRSNILAPGEADRIFPHMEGILPYMTPQKQKIFEKRGTFVADCRTQCPDGCELDGDEVLAMARAIDLESDYRCNEIVRQGGEGGEEMDSCIFLTKNDRMENVCSIHAYAIDQGMNWMALKPLDCVQYPLGVYNKDGETILRSQSTPYLSHLPCHDSGIGPLMYRSMEGTIRFLMGDDFFVALDHHVRSLGL comes from the coding sequence ATGTCCAATGCGGCTTTTATTCCCTTTCCGTCACGTGAGATACCTTATGTCAGAATCAATGGAGTCCTGGTCGATCCACAGCTTTGGATGACTGTTTATGACTGTAATGTGACAACTCAAAACTGTCATTCTATGTGCTGTTATCGATCCAATATTTTGGCCCCAGGGGAGGCGGACCGGATTTTCCCCCATATGGAAGGGATTCTGCCCTATATGACCCCCCAAAAACAAAAGATCTTTGAAAAGAGGGGGACATTCGTCGCAGACTGTCGAACCCAGTGCCCTGATGGATGTGAGCTTGACGGAGATGAAGTCCTTGCGATGGCCAGGGCGATCGATCTTGAGTCGGACTACCGCTGTAACGAGATTGTGCGGCAGGGAGGGGAAGGCGGTGAAGAAATGGACTCCTGTATTTTTTTGACAAAAAATGACCGGATGGAAAATGTTTGCTCGATTCATGCCTATGCCATCGATCAGGGAATGAACTGGATGGCGCTCAAACCACTTGATTGTGTCCAGTATCCTCTGGGTGTCTATAACAAGGATGGGGAAACGATCCTCCGATCCCAGTCAACTCCCTACCTCTCCCACCTTCCTTGTCACGATAGCGGAATCGGTCCGCTTATGTACCGCTCGATGGAAGGCACTATCCGATTTTTGATGGGGGATGATTTTTTCGTGGCTCTGGACCATCATGTCCGAAGTCTTGGTTTGTAA
- the mltG gene encoding endolytic transglycosylase MltG, which yields MSPEREEGESVNNHPSESLHRILGKNPVRSVSWIFLIVFALFSAWNINALFYEGNTRSRSILLDVLPGDSFRKVITKMYEEGITHYPETLVFWGEILGIDTNIRSGEYGISGDMSPIRVLMDLHEGQKYFYKVTIPEGFTLNQVAKRLSSIGMGSRAAILKIAQDPAFVKSLGIDSTSLEGYLFPDTYFFPRMATPSDAFRMMVSRFWHDMNKDKKQKMEREHLSVEEMVTLASIVQEETGNPKDMPYVASVFMNRLTRHMRLQSDPTVIYALNGRRHLHSRDLQVDSPYNTYKYPGLPPTPIASPGEQAIEAVLSPRETPFLYFVSDGHGGHLYAETLKDQDAHIRKLIRSKKEP from the coding sequence ATGAGCCCTGAACGGGAGGAAGGGGAGAGTGTGAACAACCACCCCTCTGAATCACTTCATCGTATTTTGGGAAAAAACCCCGTCCGATCCGTTTCCTGGATCTTTTTGATTGTGTTCGCCCTTTTCTCCGCATGGAATATCAACGCGCTCTTTTATGAAGGAAATACCCGCTCGCGCTCTATTCTCCTTGATGTGCTCCCCGGGGATTCCTTTCGGAAGGTCATCACCAAAATGTATGAGGAGGGAATCACCCATTATCCGGAAACGCTTGTTTTCTGGGGTGAGATCCTGGGAATTGATACCAATATCCGTTCGGGAGAATATGGGATTTCTGGAGATATGTCCCCGATTCGGGTGCTGATGGATTTGCATGAGGGACAGAAATACTTTTATAAGGTTACGATTCCGGAAGGCTTTACCCTGAATCAGGTGGCCAAGCGTCTTTCCTCGATCGGAATGGGGTCCCGCGCGGCCATTTTGAAAATCGCACAGGATCCGGCTTTTGTCAAAAGCCTCGGAATTGATTCTACATCCCTTGAAGGATATTTATTTCCCGATACGTATTTTTTCCCAAGAATGGCAACTCCAAGTGATGCATTCCGGATGATGGTTTCACGTTTTTGGCATGACATGAACAAGGATAAAAAACAGAAAATGGAGCGGGAGCACCTTTCAGTGGAAGAGATGGTTACTCTTGCATCCATTGTGCAGGAAGAAACCGGAAACCCCAAGGATATGCCCTATGTCGCGAGTGTTTTTATGAATCGCCTGACAAGGCATATGCGCCTCCAGAGCGACCCAACAGTCATTTATGCTCTTAATGGCAGAAGGCACTTGCACTCAAGAGATCTTCAGGTGGATTCTCCCTATAATACCTATAAATATCCAGGGCTACCTCCGACACCGATCGCAAGTCCCGGAGAGCAGGCCATAGAGGCGGTCCTCTCCCCCAGAGAAACGCCTTTTCTCTATTTTGTTTCGGATGGGCATGGTGGACACCTCTACGCAGAGACACTCAAGGATCAGGATGCCCATATCAGGAAGCTGATCCGGTCCAAAAAGGAGCCATAG
- the speD gene encoding adenosylmethionine decarboxylase has translation MHALGTHLLVDLKDCQNDGLNDIQFVQEAMLSAARDAQATIVDFKFHEFSPFGISGVVVIAESHLAIHTWPEYKYAAVDVFTCGDTLQPEVAAIALAKAFASRNPSIHEVKRGIIGIDNIHRPHKSEDAGKAPTTKDTLPGEETVDHERASDFEVVY, from the coding sequence TTGCACGCTCTCGGCACACACCTTCTCGTTGACCTCAAGGATTGCCAGAATGACGGATTAAACGACATTCAGTTTGTACAGGAAGCCATGCTTTCTGCTGCCCGCGACGCTCAAGCTACAATTGTGGATTTCAAGTTTCATGAATTCAGCCCTTTTGGCATTAGTGGGGTGGTCGTTATTGCCGAATCCCACCTTGCGATCCACACTTGGCCTGAGTATAAATACGCCGCAGTTGATGTCTTTACCTGTGGTGACACACTCCAGCCGGAAGTGGCAGCCATTGCGCTAGCAAAAGCATTTGCTTCCAGAAACCCAAGTATTCATGAAGTCAAGAGGGGAATCATCGGGATAGACAATATCCATCGCCCCCATAAATCTGAAGACGCCGGAAAGGCACCAACGACAAAAGACACACTGCCAGGAGAGGAAACGGTTGATCATGAGCGAGCCTCGGACTTCGAAGTGGTATATTGA
- a CDS encoding valine--tRNA ligase: MSTSENPPFQEDPDSNSFGRLSSRYEPGTVEPRQLVALETFSQSHPGSPSAPSFSMVIPPPNITGRLHMGHALNLTLQDVVARFRRMEGDDVLWIPGTDHAGIATQNVVERQLSKEGISLEKIGREDFIKKVWEWKSSIQGGILDQIRRLGASLSWDHERFTMDPGFSKAVTKVFVKLHDEGFLYRGERMIHWCPRCLTALSDVEVTHVEQTGTMYEFRYVDSSDKSQFLVVATTRPETIPGDMAIAVSPEDPRYLSWIGRTVVTPFGGRIIPVISDPSVDRDFGTGVLKITPSHAMVDWEIAQRHGLGNFEVIDAHGRMNPSSGKLSGLTREEARERVVSDLEGRDLLVSKNPYPGTIGVCYRCQTVVEPRLSLQWFVKMDRLAESAIEVVKDRKIRFYPDGWKNTYFDWLVNIRDWCISRQIFWGHPIPAWHCSACHHVTVREDVPSKCEKCQSPDILKDPDVLDTWFSSALWPFVTMGWPEKTADLERFYPTSLLVTGFDILFFWVARMVMMGLHLTGKIPFKDVYIHALVRDQFGQKMTKSRGNVVDPLEIMEKYGTDAFRMTLVQMASPGRDIRLSTDRVEGFRNFVSKLWNAFRFVDRSAQGELLPKELYPEEVSGIANQWILIELSRSVREMREAISSYRFDEVANTLYHFTWHQFCDWYIEASKPSLDLPDNDPLRIETRRTLLYTASVLLKMAHPIMPFVTSEIWSLFFPDELPIGAQRFPEFKSEKSPAETNSAGFSRVMTLVGEIRQIRSHLKISPAQEIPGVFVINDKNGAILGENMGLVSRLAKVRPLVSVSPEDVPPGIRASVSEGFVSLDIAGLVDVKMEEVRLKKEVEKVRQKKTSIAQRLASREYLDKAPPEVIEKDERAKQEAEDEELAIISALEQVRILVTRDLGGSGNG; the protein is encoded by the coding sequence TTGTCTACTTCAGAAAATCCACCATTTCAGGAAGATCCGGATTCCAACTCTTTTGGCCGTCTCTCAAGCCGCTATGAACCCGGAACCGTTGAACCACGCCAGCTTGTTGCACTTGAGACGTTCAGCCAGTCTCATCCCGGATCGCCTTCTGCGCCTTCCTTTTCGATGGTTATCCCTCCTCCGAATATTACGGGAAGACTTCATATGGGTCATGCGTTGAATTTGACTCTTCAGGACGTTGTTGCCCGATTCAGAAGAATGGAAGGGGATGATGTCCTCTGGATTCCCGGAACGGATCATGCGGGTATTGCCACCCAGAATGTTGTCGAGCGACAGCTCAGCAAAGAGGGAATTTCTCTCGAGAAAATTGGCAGGGAAGACTTTATCAAAAAAGTCTGGGAGTGGAAGTCCAGCATCCAGGGTGGCATTTTAGACCAGATCAGGAGACTTGGAGCCTCCCTGTCCTGGGATCATGAACGGTTTACGATGGATCCCGGTTTTTCCAAGGCTGTCACAAAGGTTTTTGTCAAGCTTCACGATGAGGGGTTCCTGTACCGTGGGGAACGGATGATCCATTGGTGTCCAAGATGCCTGACCGCCCTTTCCGATGTCGAAGTGACACATGTTGAGCAGACAGGGACCATGTACGAGTTCCGTTATGTGGATTCATCGGACAAAAGCCAGTTTCTGGTGGTGGCAACAACCCGTCCGGAGACCATTCCGGGAGATATGGCGATTGCGGTTTCCCCAGAAGATCCCCGCTATCTCTCCTGGATTGGCCGGACAGTTGTCACTCCTTTTGGTGGAAGAATTATTCCTGTCATTTCAGATCCTTCGGTCGACCGGGACTTTGGAACGGGAGTTCTCAAGATTACCCCCTCCCACGCCATGGTGGACTGGGAGATCGCCCAGCGTCATGGCTTGGGGAACTTCGAGGTCATTGATGCTCATGGTCGCATGAATCCGTCTTCTGGAAAGCTTTCAGGGCTGACCAGGGAAGAGGCCAGGGAGAGGGTTGTGAGCGATCTTGAGGGTCGGGATCTCCTGGTTTCCAAAAACCCATATCCCGGGACAATAGGCGTTTGTTATCGCTGCCAGACCGTTGTCGAGCCCAGGCTGTCGTTGCAATGGTTTGTGAAGATGGATCGTCTGGCGGAAAGTGCGATAGAAGTCGTGAAGGACCGGAAAATCCGTTTTTATCCCGATGGGTGGAAGAATACCTATTTTGACTGGCTTGTGAATATCCGGGACTGGTGTATCTCTAGACAGATTTTTTGGGGACATCCCATTCCGGCATGGCATTGTTCCGCATGCCATCATGTCACGGTCAGGGAAGATGTTCCCTCAAAATGTGAAAAATGCCAAAGTCCGGATATCCTGAAGGATCCGGACGTTCTTGATACCTGGTTTTCCTCTGCCTTGTGGCCGTTTGTGACAATGGGGTGGCCGGAAAAAACGGCCGATCTTGAACGTTTCTATCCCACAAGCCTTCTGGTGACAGGTTTTGACATCCTCTTTTTCTGGGTCGCCAGAATGGTGATGATGGGACTGCACCTTACCGGGAAGATTCCATTTAAGGACGTCTATATCCACGCTCTGGTCCGGGATCAGTTTGGTCAAAAAATGACCAAAAGTCGCGGAAATGTGGTGGATCCTCTTGAGATCATGGAAAAATATGGTACGGACGCTTTCCGGATGACTCTCGTCCAGATGGCTTCTCCGGGAAGGGACATTCGCCTCTCAACGGATCGTGTCGAAGGGTTCAGAAATTTTGTTTCAAAGTTGTGGAATGCGTTCCGATTTGTCGATCGTTCTGCTCAGGGAGAGCTTCTTCCAAAGGAACTTTACCCTGAAGAGGTCTCCGGGATCGCAAACCAGTGGATTCTCATCGAGCTTTCAAGATCTGTCCGGGAGATGCGTGAAGCCATTTCCTCCTACCGTTTTGATGAGGTGGCGAATACGCTTTACCACTTTACCTGGCATCAGTTCTGTGACTGGTATATCGAAGCATCCAAGCCATCACTCGATCTGCCTGACAATGACCCCCTCCGGATCGAAACCCGCAGGACACTTCTTTACACGGCCTCTGTCCTGCTCAAGATGGCTCACCCGATCATGCCGTTTGTCACATCTGAAATCTGGAGCCTCTTCTTTCCGGATGAGCTTCCCATTGGCGCCCAGCGCTTCCCTGAATTCAAGAGTGAGAAATCCCCAGCTGAAACCAATTCAGCCGGATTTTCCAGAGTCATGACTCTGGTGGGTGAAATTCGTCAAATCAGAAGCCATCTCAAGATTTCCCCTGCCCAGGAAATTCCCGGTGTTTTTGTGATCAATGACAAAAACGGGGCAATCCTTGGTGAGAATATGGGACTTGTTTCCCGACTGGCAAAAGTCCGTCCCCTGGTTTCGGTTTCTCCCGAGGATGTTCCTCCAGGAATCAGGGCATCGGTTTCCGAAGGATTTGTTTCCCTTGATATTGCTGGCCTTGTTGATGTGAAAATGGAAGAGGTCCGTCTCAAAAAAGAGGTGGAAAAAGTCCGCCAGAAAAAAACATCGATCGCCCAGAGGCTGGCTAGCCGGGAATATCTCGATAAAGCCCCGCCGGAGGTGATTGAGAAAGACGAGCGGGCGAAGCAGGAGGCTGAGGATGAGGAGCTTGCAATCATCTCGGCCCTCGAGCAGGTCAGGATTCTTGTAACCCGAGATTTGGGAGGATCCGGCAATGGTTGA